The nucleotide window GTAGAAGCCTTATTTAATAAAGATGCCGGTAAATATAAAAAAGCAATTGATATCTCCATAAAATGGGCACTTGATAAAGCCCGGAAAGAATTGGAGTACCTTGTACCAAATGAATTTAAGATAGCGCTTTTATTGAGAATAATATTATGTTCCCCTCTCTCAAAAGAGGATCATCACCTTGTAAAAGCAATGGTAAATAGCCTCCTACATGCGCAACAAGTTCACGGATGCTGGAATCCTTCTGCTGAATTGAGATCTCCGGATAGTGACGATACTGAGCACGAAAGCAGAGAAAATGCATTGGTGGTAAAAGACGGAAAAATGAATTTTGCTACTATCACCATATTGGATGCATTGAATAAGTATAATCAGTTTAACGTTTCCCGGTCAGAAATCTAAATATTTTTACTGGGATAATTAAAGGGATAGTCCAGGCTGGAGCATTTGTCCTGGACAGATCATTTAAATTAGGTATCAAAAAAAGTAAGCGCGTTTTTATGGTAAGTTTTATCCTTTCCTGAAATGATCGCATTGAATTAATGAGCCTGATTTTTTTATAAAAATTTTTTTTATAAAGAGCTTTGTTATCGGTCTGCATTTCTGTGGCCGTAAATAAATGATAGGGCACCTTCGGGATATTTGATACCGGGACCTGAAGTCCGATTATCTCATCAAAAGCATGCATCCCGGACCATAAGAGAGGCGAGAAGTTGTATGACTTAAAGTGTAAGTTTATTTCTTCCCAATTCAGCTGTTCGGATGAAGCGTGAACAATACAGGCTAAATCAATTAAATACTTGAATTTTAGCAGGGGTTCCCTGATTAAATGATGGGAGGCAACACATAAAAAGTCATAGGTAGGAGCTAAACCAGTATGCGAAGTCCCGTCAACGGCTGTATATCGTTGTAAATGTTGAACAAAGAAGTCATACCGGGGAAAAGGGCCCAGATATCTTTCAATCAGCTTCCATTGAAGCTCTACAGAACAAGTAATCCCCATCCTGTCTTTGGGTGACTTAA belongs to Chitinophaga sp. HK235 and includes:
- a CDS encoding nucleotidyltransferase family protein; the protein is MLNIETLKCTYTNEQVLVILLTRAYFGTQGIEATRDFLDKEVIDWNSFYKLISLNNIRGFIYDIITVSQITINPQIYDTLKKDAMGITLLGSYQAGLLSHLKNNFEKSGITAISYKGHTLAARYYKAPLLRESSDLDLLIPKDKLSQISKYLLENGYESKYNISAHQLRFVLRFHRELSFKSPKDRMGITCSVELQWKLIERYLGPFPRYDFFVQHLQRYTAVDGTSHTGLAPTYDFLCVASHHLIREPLLKFKYLIDLACIVHASSEQLNWEEINLHFKSYNFSPLLWSGMHAFDEIIGLQVPVSNIPKVPYHLFTATEMQTDNKALYKKNFYKKIRLINSMRSFQERIKLTIKTRLLFLIPNLNDLSRTNAPAWTIPLIIPVKIFRFLTGKR